ATATTTATGTAGTTgacttttgaaaatataatattttcctttaagtatatattattttctatatcTTCTAATTACACAACTAATAAATTATCgtttatctttttattaatatattcagcTAGAAAATTTCCAATAGATGATTAGTGCCTTGTATAAAAAAGTAGTAAAGGTAGTTTCTAAGCTCTGAACAGTTAGGCAATACAAACTCCATCAATATACTCTTGCATGAGAATGTAATGATATTTTCATCAGATGGTGAGATCAATACTTTCAGGTTATTATCATGTCGAAATAGCTTTctatttttgttacaaattcACAATTTTACACCTCTTATGTAATAGCTATGGTATTCACCAAAATGTGTGTAGATATATCTTTAGAAAAATCCAGAATGCAGTTGTAGACCAAGAAGTGTAacgtaacaaaaataattttattgttgaAAATCATTTTGCTAATAAGACATGTTTGTCGGTGCTCCTATGtcgtaacaaaagaaaattattatttaccaATATTATTATTCTTGcgttacaataaaataaaattttcatcgtgtttcttttcaagtttttaaattttctggGTGTAAGAATAACATACAAATTACAATAGCTTTGGAGTTTGGACCATACACACAAAACTTCTTTCCCTCTTGTTTCTTTTCCCCAACCAAAATGATTTCAACTTTACACAACCCTTTTCACCGTCATCCACCAAATCCAACTCTTTCCATGATCTCTTCTCCGCTATGTTAGACATTTTGCAAAAGAACAAACCCGATACTTATATGCACAAATCCCTTCCTGGCACGGGCACATGCACATACTTCTGCTTTTAGTTTCACACACATGAGCATCTGCATCTTGTCTGCGTCTCCTCGAACCCCTTTCCAGAAATCCAATTTTGTCGGTTTCTAATCAAGAAAAAGGAAGTCAGAGAGTAGTGAGCGAAACATGTGAGAACGTTACCCTTATTCATGCCAGAATATTATGACTCACAAAACATGTAACTTCCTCATTCATTCTTCTTAAGACCTTTCCCTCTGGATATACTTGAATTCCCCAAATGCAAAGGTCCTACCATTAGCTTTTGATTAAAGAGAAAAACTTACAAAACTAACATCTCTCGTACCTCAGATAGTTCATTTTCCTCTTACGAAGATCTGATTTTCATTTTAcataagatagatttgaagtAACCAAACCTTGTAGTTTGATAATGTTGGGATGATCACACACAGTCTTGTGAATGGATCAAACACTATCTGGCTTAAAATTGTCGAACCTAGCCTTCTTGGAAGCCACTATTCTTCATGTTTCAGGCTCTCATGCACCGAACACGCTATTGTACATCCCTTGTCCGATTTGCTAAagccaaagaaagaaaaacatagcAAATCTTTCCTCTGAATTGAAAAAGAATCAGACCAACGACAGTTGAATGTATGCATAATGAAACacatattttttgaaagaaaacgTAGAGTAACAAAATATTAGCCGAGTATAGCAAAATCCTACCCTTGGTTGAGTTGCCAGGCGCCTACGCGTACGTCTCCTATAGTAGAGAGAATCATAACAAACAAAAGGAAAAACTTGATTAGATCAATCAAGTCTTAAAATTGTATGTAACTACACAAAATTAAAAGTCTTACATGGTGGTATGTGCCTTCTTCTCACCCACTTTCCTTTTGTTGTTACCGAAGAAGCAAATAAAGAGAAATCAAGCAAATGTCCATGGAAATGAAAATATCAAAGAGAATTGTAATTTGACACTTTGAATGTTGTAACCTTTTTAAAAGCTTTTCAAAAGCGTCCGATCCAAACTCGAACGAACCGTGTATAGCTGCACCGGCAACGTTGGTCAGCTACATAAGTCAGCAGGTGGTGACCTGCTGTGGGAAAAACTTGGCTAGTGTCAGGCATATAATCCCATGAGAAGTCAGAGGGAGAGAAGCAAACATGCAAATATAAGCAGGAAGAAGTAAAATCGTACATTTGACATCTACAGAGCCATGCGAGATCAATGCCGCCGACTGCGTAACATCAGAATCGTGGATGGCTTCGTGCTTGGAAGGGGTTTCCGTGAAGAAAGCTTTGCATTCGAGATACCTTCGTTTATGACTAATCCTGTAAACCAAATGAAATCATAAGAGATCGTCCCTATGGTTTGACTTGTTGAACCAGAGTAATGTAAAACCTTATTTCGATGCTGGTTAGATTTAGTTTAGAAACTACTAAATAAGAGAAGCGATTTGTAAATTACCTCCACCGGAGGAACAATGGCTTAACGGCGATCAGAGGCCGTGGAGACTTGGTGTCTTGAAATTAAGGACCGGTTGTGAGGATTCCATCTGACTTGAACCTATCCACTGTTATATATCGAGGATGGGGTGGGAAAGGAAAGGTAAAGAGGTGTCGATTTAGTGTCGTTAGTAAATTGAAGAAGCATTAAAAAATTTGTGACCGGTGATGATTTGTCATGGAGAGGGAGAGGAAGcgaaagaagaaacaaagaatAGATTGGCTCGAAGCCCATTTTGCATTTCGCAAATAAAACGCAGAAATTTGGTTATCTGGACACGTGTCACTCTGTTGTTTACCTATTTAGTGACGTGGAAGGCCGAGAAGAGAGTTTGTTCTTTTTTATAGTATAAGATACCGAGGGGGTAAGACAATTTGGTGGTTGAGAATAATTACTCCATATACAGAGTATCGATTGTAGTTTTATATTGGGTGTGACTGTATTGCACTGGTGGCGATAAATTTTTAGTGGAAAAATGTTTTactctaagttttttttttttttttcaaatgttttactCTAAGTTCTGCTGATAAATTATCAGTTAGGTGGAAACAAATTTCATCACTTTTACGCTGAATACTGTTtagataaaagtaaatataccaCTATGTTATCTCAGTGATAATACAGCATAAATCaaacttttttcattttctcttttatttatattatctttttctcTCACTTGCGCTAATAAATTTACTACTCCCATTTTCATCATTTAATTTACTCTCAATCCCTCTCATGTGTACCAATCATACTCATCATAACTAGTGTCCATTCCATTCACTTTGATGCATACGTAGAGTAACCATATTCAGAGCTCCAGTCATCTAACCAACTGATTATATCTCTAACACAAAATACAAACATGATATCAAATTaaagagattatattttaaggaaaataaaatgaatCTCAAGTACAGCGTGTATATTTTGCATATTCAACATATGCAAAATATTTTGAGTATGCATGTTCTTTCACTGTGCAACAACATGCTTGTCAACTTGATTGCATATTATTGGCCGCGCATAATAATGAAATCACCATTATCATTATCATACCAAAAATAagcattttattataatcattaTCATGCTAAAAccaacattttattatatttagtctTCATCTGAAGAGATTAAGACATTTTGCTGGTTGCCAATGATTACTCCATATACAGAGTAGCGATTGTATTTTGATAATATTGTTGTTGTCCATTTCATTCACTTTTATGCATACGTACGTAGAGTAACGATATTCAGAACTTCTGTTATTCAACCAATTGATTTTTAATCTCTACGCACAGTTTTTATTATATCAAATGAAAAAGAATACATTctacgaaaaataaaataaatctcaagcGCAGCATATATATTTGGCATAAGTGTTACAATTGATATGTTAAATATTggttaatcatatatttaattattttatgacaattttttaatcatatatttaattattttatgacaatttttttctatagtAATCAATAATACATTAATGAGTGTAACCCTTTTAAATCAATAACTTATCACTGTTTTGTGTGAAATAACTCATAACTGTTCAGtccattttattcattaatttaaattagtatGGTTCAAAAAGAACACTTAgcagttcttaaaaaaaaaaaaaattaatcaattaaACTAATAAACGGATTGAATCGGGTCAATTCACCATCTTGGCACATTCTGTGCGTAGGGATATTCTGTGCGTAGGGATATGTAGCTAGTACCATCATGAAACGATAAGCTTAATTAGCTGTTCAAAATTAGTAGTCTTCAAAACACAAGTTGCACTAAAATCCAACTTTATccccaaaaaaatctaaaatctaaaatctaatcAAGTAAAACAATTTAGACTTTGCTTTGGAGTCTTTTCCAGAGCACTGAGCACATAAGTTTTTATACAAGTCAATATGAAAACGTAACCGGAACGATAAAGCCCCCAACTAATATTCGATCTGATGCTGCCGTCTTATAAAAGAAACAGTGGCGTGCATCTAACTGATGCCTGATGGATATGAATTTGGACCAAATCTATCTCCAGCTCATTCTGGTAGATTTGACCTTATAACTTACGGCTATAAATGGTACATTGTTTTCCCGCTCATTCAGGAGAGACACGTGTGTGTAAATCTGTGGTGAACATGTGGTTGTTCTTACAATACGAAATTGCCTCAGACAGGGCCCACATGAGTTTCTAGCACCTCTCCGGCTTTCCCTTCTCTCTGTTTAAAGAAACAATCTAGAAAAATTCCGACTTTCCTACAATATTCATATATCCCagaaatttttgtaatttaaaatacaattgaCTATACTATAAGATAAAATCTGCTATGTAGACTGTTACGATAACCACCATATAAATCTATGTGATATTAAATTTACTTAATTGTATATAATAAGTATATTTGTAGAGGTTCATgtctttaaaataaatgtttctTTTATGCATTGCttgataagaaaataaatgtgtttgggaacataaacagTTGTCACATACTATATATAGCGTAGTATTcttgaacagaaaaaaaaaagaaacaaaaacaaaaatatatattcattgaGGACCTCGGTGATCCTCTTCTTAACAAAGTACCACCAACATtcataaaaaagaaaaggtaACTACCAACACAATTATTTTGGACGGCTTCAAATCCACAAACCTTATATCAATAATTGTGTAGAAAAAGGCAAATAGTCCCTCCTTTTCGGATTATTTATCGTTGTAAggtaaaaattttgtttcaaaataagtgtcgttttataattttaatgcaaaatttattgattttatactttaatctattttttaattggttgaaatatggttagttgtattggtaatgatgtttttatctggtaaatatataaaattaaatattttttaatatgtgtttgAAGTATAAAACACAAGCAGTAATAACAACCCcatgaaagaaaaaacaattacCTTTTATTGTGGCGGAGAGAGAGTTCAATAGTTAAATGGTAGACACAGAGAATACATCTGTCAGAGGCTGACTCATTGTGATTGATGCCTTATCTTTCTCACTTTTTCCTACGTGTGCCCCAAAAGACTCTCACGCATATCCACTACTTAGCTGACACGTCAGCTCTCTCTTTCCATCACTTGCCTCTTTTTAAGGCTTGCTTCGTCTCTTATATTCAACCCTCTCTACTATTCCTtgtcttaacaaaaaaaaaacaaaccctaattttttttcttttctaaatttATCTGCTATGGAAGTTCCAATGATTAATAGAATTAGAGATTTCGACGTGGGCATAAATTCAATAAACGATCCTTCGTTCCTCTCTCGATCTGTTGCTGTTTCCGGCATCGGAAAGCTACACCAAGCTTACGGTTTCTGGAAATGGGGAGCTTTGATTATTGCATTTTTAGCTTATTTCACAAATTTCATTACAAGACTCAAGAGTTTAGTTGTTAGGTTAAGAAAAATAGATGTCTCCATCTCTTCCCCAACTCTTTTCGATGATTACGACAGCGACTCCGATGTTTCTTGTTCCTCATCGGCTTCTTCAGACGACGAAGatgaagatggagaagaagatgatgctgaAGACGAAGAAGACGTTGACTCGATCTATAATCGTGGATGGGTCAACGGAAGCTTCCGCGTGAGAGGATCTGATCAGGGGCAAAACGATAATTTCACATGTTTGAGAGGTAGCTTCGGAGATTTGTTCTCCTGGCCGGACCTCGGCAGGATGGGATCGAGCGGAGTCGTGAAGCTTTGGGATTATCTAGATATCGATGAGGACGGAGACGGTGAGAATGTCGTGGCGTCGTTTCTCAGGAACTGTAGTAGCTCCTCCGCTTCGCCGTCGTCGTTTTTTCTGACGGCGGAGAAGAAAGGTAGCGACGCCGTCAAAGTGGAGGCGTGCGATCCACGTGCGGGGTTTCGGATGCCGGCGTTGCTGGCGGAGTGGAGGCAGCCGGGGAGGTTGCTCGGGAATATAATCGGAGTCGACGTCGGCGGCGTGGAGAAGATATACGTTAGGGATGATGTCAGCGGGAAGATCGCCGTGGGAGATCTGAGGAGGTTTAACGGTACGTTGACGGACTTGACGGAATCGGACAGTGAGACTTGGTGGGACGCTGACGTCGTTATCGGAGGCTAAAGGCTTTGTTGACAAGATGCATTAAATAATTACGATTTGATTGTGACGGTTGCGTCTATAAAGATTCAAACGCGAAAATGAAAAACGAGGACGACGaacgttttgtaaataatttgtCTGTTTGGTGTTTGCTTCTCTCTTcagtgtttattttaaattttgaataaatcaTCCTTAGGTGAttttacacaaaaataaaaaatggttaAAAAAATTCGTGTGTTTGGTTTGGTCGGTTACTTCATTTGGAGTGACTGGCTCGAATATGCGAAGCTGGCCATGTGGCCGGTTGCGAATTTCTAAAAGGTTTCTGGAATTAATAATGATTACGAGATTAAAATACAGTCTAGGGAAGAAACCAgaatgttttaaaaacattttagaaGATAATGTCGTGAAAAATATGGCTAGGAGTCTAGGACTTGTGGAACTATAGCTGAAAAAATGGTATTACAGTATTGTCATACTAATTTTATGAATCAAAGCAAAGCAGAGAGAAAAAGCACATATTTTGTTATTCGATAAGAAAATATACACAGgaacaaaacaagaagaaactCCAATACATGTGGGAAAACATTAATAACAAGTTAATAACTATCACTTGCCACTTTTTCTTGTGAATCCTCTTGTATATGTTTTTCTCCTCTACTTACACTTTTAGTACTAATATATATGGTGGGAAATTTGAAAACTTAAGTTCACTAACCTTCTCTAGATTGCTTTCGAGTATATtcttatatcaaaatatatgttttgttttatgagGATAAAAACTAAGTCATCTGGCTCATCTCATCCCACAATATATATTTCCATGGGTCATTTAgtatataaagaaaacaaaaacataccCACCCTTTTAAGCCAGTGAAAATTATCTAATTTGTTTCATTAGACGCATAAAATTGGAAAAATTTAACGAAAAATGCAAGAAGGAAGTGGGAATCCCGTGCATTAAGACGCCATGAGATTTTCTGTTGTGATCCCTCAAATTTTGACATGCCAAATTGATGCTTCATGAATTGATTATAGGTCAACTAGCAATTATTGAATTGAGTTGGTTTCTCAAGGTCAACATGAGAGCCACAGATTTGGTGCTAGTAGACGTCGTAGGTATTAGACACAAAGTGTCCCACATCGGTAGTTGGAAGGGATcctaagtaatatataagatagatgggtCACTctacttatcaccaattggttttaggttggaagcccgTCTAGcttaatatggtatcagagcccgatcCACGAAGTCCAACCCGATCCATCGATCTGACCCAAAgttggcctatcgatccttgcCCGAGCATTCCGAGATTGACGCTCAAaaagccatcatctcgagggggcgTATTAGACACAAAGTGTCTCACATCGGTAGTTGGAAGGGATcctaagtaatatataagatagatgggtCACTctacttatcaccaattggttttaggttggaagcccgTCTAGCTTAACAGTAGGAGTTTCAATGCATTTCTTATTTCTTATGGAGATGGACAGTCTTTGGTGAACTATCAACTATATTTACTTGCTTAGCCTTTGTACGGCGTTCCAAACAAAAAGTCTTTGtacgaagaaaatatttttagtttgaattaAAACGGATTGTTCAGATtttctaaatattatcaaaaagacaaaaatacaaTGTACTCGCCCTCTATCAAGTTGAAACTTGACTTATTTTGTGTATTAAATGTTTTAGTTTCTCGTAGTTTAAATGTTTATACGGATTATCGTAGCTATCGGATAAAGTTCACACCGGCATTTATTCTTGTAGTATGGATTGCCTTGCTCCTAAATGATATAATTTGTTTAGACTAATACGGCTAAAAATTCTTGCATTCTTGAATAGATGTAGCTCTTGGTTCAAAAATGTGGTCACAGAATTTGTCAGGCGTAAGTGACTTAGTGACTTTAGCTCCATAGTTCTTATCCACGTCCACATAAGTTATGTCATGCTCATGCTACAGTTCAAGAAACcgaaacaaaaaatacaaatgagatcaagaaaccaaaaaaaaaaaccctttgCTC
This Brassica napus cultivar Da-Ae chromosome C6, Da-Ae, whole genome shotgun sequence DNA region includes the following protein-coding sequences:
- the BNAC06G30030D gene encoding uncharacterized protein BNAC06G30030D, whose translation is MEVPMINRIRDFDVGINSINDPSFLSRSVAVSGIGKLHQAYGFWKWGALIIAFLAYFTNFITRLKSLVVRLRKIDVSISSPTLFDDYDSDSDVSCSSSASSDDEDEDGEEDDAEDEEDVDSIYNRGWVNGSFRVRGSDQGQNDNFTCLRGSFGDLFSWPDLGRMGSSGVVKLWDYLDIDEDGDGENVVASFLRNCSSSSASPSSFFLTAEKKGSDAVKVEACDPRAGFRMPALLAEWRQPGRLLGNIIGVDVGGVEKIYVRDDVSGKIAVGDLRRFNGTLTDLTESDSETWWDADVVIGG